The following proteins are co-located in the Wenzhouxiangella marina genome:
- the rpsO gene encoding 30S ribosomal protein S15: MSLTAEQKAQVVKEHQLSEGDTGSPEVQVALLTARIQHLTGHFADHKKDHHSRRGLLKLVNQRRSLLAYVKKKDVQRYRDLIQKLGLRR, encoded by the coding sequence ATGTCCTTGACCGCAGAACAGAAAGCACAGGTTGTCAAAGAGCATCAGCTCTCCGAGGGTGATACCGGTTCTCCCGAAGTCCAGGTCGCGTTGCTGACCGCACGTATTCAGCACCTGACCGGCCACTTCGCGGACCACAAGAAGGACCATCACTCCCGTCGAGGCCTGCTCAAGCTGGTCAACCAGCGTCGGTCCCTGCTGGCCTACGTCAAGAAAAAAGACGTCCAGCGTTACCGCGACCTGATTCAGAAGCTCGGCCTGCGTCGTTAA
- the pnp gene encoding polyribonucleotide nucleotidyltransferase: MFNKFSTTFKFGEHDVTIETGHIARQADGAVLVSMADTVVLVTAVARKEVKPGQAFFPLTCNYQEKFYAAGRIPGGFFKREGRPTEKETLTSRLIDRPIRPLFPKGFMNEVQVIATVMSSNPEVDGDIPSLIGASAALAIAGVPFDGPIGAARVGFIGGQYVLNPTATQLQDSRLDLVVAGTSKAVLMVESEADLLSEEDMLGAVTFGHEQMQVAIRAIEELAEKAGKPKWDWTAPEKPAGLAEKVEELAKDGLIAAYANTEKSVRREAIGKVRDELLEKLCPEGDESTYAVDDVKDAFGALEKYLVRDRILSGQPRIDGRDLTTVRPLDIQVGVLPRTHGSAIFTRGETQAMVVTTLGTGRDAQIIDAIEGEYKDQFMLHYNFPPYCVGETSFMLGPKRREIGHGRLAKRALMAVVPKGDEFPYVLRLVSEVTESNGSSSMASVCGGSLALMDAGVPVKAPVAGIAMGLIKDGDRFAVITDILGDEDHLGDMDFKVAGSEDGVTALQMDIKIDGITEEIMRVALAQATDARRHILHQMNDVISTPREEMSEYAPRLFTMKVHPDKIRDVIGKGGATIRAITEETGTTIDIQDDGTVTIASVNQAAADAARKRIEQITADVEVGAIYEGTVTKIMNFGAFVTILPGKDGLVHISQISDKRVENVTDELAEGDKVKVKVLEVDKQGRIRLSMKALKEEESA; encoded by the coding sequence GTGTTTAACAAGTTCAGTACGACCTTCAAGTTCGGTGAGCACGATGTCACCATCGAAACCGGACACATTGCCCGCCAGGCCGACGGCGCCGTTTTGGTGAGCATGGCCGACACCGTGGTGCTGGTCACCGCCGTGGCGCGCAAGGAAGTCAAGCCGGGTCAGGCCTTCTTCCCGCTGACCTGCAACTACCAGGAAAAATTCTATGCCGCCGGTCGTATCCCGGGCGGCTTCTTCAAGCGCGAAGGGCGTCCGACGGAAAAGGAAACCCTGACCTCGCGCCTGATCGACCGTCCCATCCGCCCGCTGTTCCCGAAGGGCTTCATGAACGAAGTCCAGGTCATCGCGACGGTCATGTCCTCGAACCCGGAAGTCGACGGTGACATTCCGTCCCTGATCGGTGCGTCCGCCGCGCTGGCCATCGCCGGCGTGCCCTTCGATGGCCCGATCGGCGCGGCCCGCGTCGGTTTCATCGGCGGTCAGTACGTGCTCAACCCGACCGCGACCCAGCTGCAGGATTCGCGCCTCGACCTGGTCGTGGCCGGCACCTCCAAGGCCGTGCTGATGGTCGAATCCGAAGCCGACCTGCTCAGCGAAGAAGACATGCTGGGTGCCGTGACTTTCGGTCATGAGCAGATGCAGGTCGCGATCCGCGCGATCGAAGAGCTGGCCGAGAAGGCCGGCAAGCCGAAATGGGACTGGACGGCACCGGAAAAGCCGGCCGGTCTGGCCGAGAAGGTGGAAGAGCTGGCCAAGGATGGCCTGATCGCCGCCTATGCCAACACGGAGAAGTCCGTGCGCCGCGAAGCGATCGGCAAGGTCCGCGACGAGCTGCTCGAGAAGCTGTGTCCGGAAGGCGACGAGTCGACCTATGCCGTCGACGACGTCAAGGACGCCTTCGGCGCCCTCGAAAAGTACCTGGTCCGCGACCGCATCCTGTCCGGTCAGCCGCGCATCGACGGTCGTGATCTGACCACGGTCCGCCCCCTCGACATCCAGGTCGGCGTGCTGCCGCGCACCCATGGTTCGGCCATCTTCACCCGTGGCGAGACTCAGGCCATGGTCGTGACCACCCTGGGCACCGGCCGCGACGCACAGATCATCGATGCGATCGAGGGCGAGTACAAGGACCAGTTCATGCTGCACTACAACTTCCCGCCGTACTGCGTCGGGGAGACCAGCTTCATGCTGGGGCCCAAGCGCCGCGAAATCGGCCACGGTCGTCTGGCCAAGCGTGCCCTGATGGCCGTCGTGCCGAAGGGCGACGAGTTCCCCTACGTGCTGCGCCTGGTCTCGGAAGTCACCGAGTCGAACGGTTCCAGCTCGATGGCCTCGGTCTGCGGTGGCTCCCTGGCCCTGATGGACGCCGGTGTGCCGGTCAAGGCCCCGGTGGCGGGCATCGCCATGGGTCTGATCAAGGACGGTGACCGCTTCGCCGTCATCACCGACATCCTGGGTGACGAAGATCACCTGGGTGACATGGACTTCAAGGTCGCCGGTTCCGAAGATGGCGTGACCGCGCTGCAGATGGACATCAAGATCGACGGCATCACCGAGGAGATCATGCGTGTCGCCCTGGCCCAGGCCACCGATGCGCGTCGCCACATCCTCCATCAGATGAATGACGTCATCAGCACCCCGCGTGAAGAGATGAGCGAGTACGCGCCGCGTCTGTTCACCATGAAGGTGCACCCGGACAAGATCCGCGACGTGATCGGCAAGGGCGGTGCCACCATCCGCGCCATCACCGAGGAAACGGGTACGACCATCGACATCCAGGACGACGGCACGGTCACGATCGCTTCCGTCAACCAGGCGGCGGCCGATGCAGCACGCAAGCGCATCGAGCAGATCACCGCCGATGTGGAAGTGGGCGCGATCTACGAAGGCACGGTCACCAAGATCATGAACTTCGGCGCCTTCGTCACCATCCTGCCGGGCAAGGACGGCCTGGTGCACATCTCCCAGATCTCCGACAAGCGCGTGGAAAACGTGACCGACGAGCTGGCCGAGGGTGACAAGGTCAAGGTCAAGGTTCTGGAAGTGGACAAGCAGGGTCGTATTCGCCTGAGCATGAAAGCGCTCAAGGAAGAAGAATCGGCTTGA
- a CDS encoding DUF6165 family protein, whose translation MELLTPVSPGELLDKLSILDIKSERIDDSIKLANVRLERELLEKVWSDSRLETEEIVALRAELKRINEALWEIEDDIRICEKNDDFGPRFIELARAVYVTNDQRAAIKKKINLALGSAIVEEKSYQDYR comes from the coding sequence ATGGAACTCCTGACCCCCGTTTCGCCGGGTGAATTGCTCGACAAGCTGAGCATTCTCGATATCAAGTCCGAGCGCATCGACGACTCGATCAAGCTGGCCAATGTGCGGCTCGAGCGCGAGTTGCTGGAGAAGGTCTGGAGTGATTCGCGCCTCGAGACCGAGGAGATCGTCGCGCTTCGTGCCGAGCTAAAGCGCATCAACGAAGCGCTCTGGGAGATCGAGGACGACATCCGGATCTGCGAAAAGAATGACGACTTCGGGCCGCGATTCATTGAACTGGCGCGCGCGGTCTATGTCACAAACGATCAGCGGGCGGCGATCAAGAAGAAGATCAATCTGGCGCTCGGCTCGGCCATCGTCGAAGAAAAATCGTATCAGGACTATCGTTGA
- a CDS encoding Ig-like domain-containing protein yields the protein MHTEYSFKRGAFALLMTLAAPSVLAQAEAPEDEARVASDSATMNFVGDRYRVGVGVDTEFDFFGEFLLTLTENARSAWLAEGWLGNEGAGGVKLNYHWVFGGQTEAGLDGPVYTDGRVAKLFLAADENQLDDRKLSFGGGFENEDWFFSLYGMTALSDERRVNRAIELEDVLVQGTIDGRGFTRIDTLQRITDLFEAPYDWGVGLRAGRHFDGRLVSLRGGLDYEDGDFGASQWQASLNLDKYFADSPHGLSLRTGFARKRGDFEDDRNDLRASLVYTYSFGSRYQPTTRVREESYQVQPEPRYETRAVASEVTLSDRATFDFDSAELRPAARTTLDELLSAIQDGSLIGSVQVGGHTCNIGTEAYNQGLSERRAQAVVDYLIARGLSSDRIVATGYGELEPRFSNETEESRARNRRVEISFVTEHSRTERIQVGPDGPVTEIRQVEVPVEAAWIRRALRNPVQHKRIVDYYRYQEVSESLIEGEVEFDNTAPVAANDQVQVLIDSIDNAIDVLANDSDADGDALTIVQVGTPASGQVQISGGVLLYTPNAGFTGSDSFSYTVEDSFGGQAQANVAIVVIEPNAAPAAEDDSAVTQTGQAVSIDVLANDSDPDGDALTITGFGQPANGTVSLDGERLVYQPAEGFSGSDSFSYTVGDGRGGEATAQVTVQVNDPAANRPPVANPDAASGPGGVPIVVDVLANDFDPDGDPLTVLGVERLSLAATEITINADGTVTFVISPNCNGRNLFRYTIADPSGATSSALIYVTRTGATGEGAETAGDSELNCIF from the coding sequence ATGCACACTGAATATTCCTTCAAGCGCGGGGCCTTCGCCCTGCTGATGACCCTTGCCGCACCGAGCGTGCTGGCCCAGGCCGAGGCACCCGAAGACGAAGCGAGGGTGGCTTCGGATTCAGCGACGATGAATTTCGTCGGCGATCGTTATCGAGTCGGCGTCGGCGTCGATACGGAGTTCGATTTCTTCGGTGAATTCCTGTTGACCCTGACCGAGAATGCGCGCTCGGCCTGGCTGGCCGAAGGCTGGCTGGGCAATGAAGGCGCCGGCGGCGTCAAGCTGAATTACCACTGGGTGTTCGGCGGACAGACCGAGGCGGGCCTCGATGGTCCGGTCTACACCGATGGTCGGGTTGCCAAGCTGTTCCTCGCGGCCGACGAGAACCAGCTCGATGACCGCAAGCTGAGCTTCGGTGGCGGCTTCGAGAACGAGGACTGGTTCTTCAGCCTGTACGGCATGACCGCGTTGAGCGACGAGCGCCGCGTCAACCGGGCGATCGAGCTGGAAGACGTGCTGGTTCAAGGCACGATCGACGGGCGCGGCTTCACGCGCATCGACACCCTGCAGCGCATCACCGATCTGTTCGAGGCCCCCTACGACTGGGGCGTGGGTCTGCGCGCGGGTCGGCATTTCGACGGTCGTCTGGTCTCCCTGCGTGGCGGCCTGGACTACGAAGACGGGGACTTCGGCGCTTCCCAGTGGCAGGCGTCCCTGAACCTGGACAAGTACTTCGCCGATTCTCCGCACGGTCTGTCCCTGCGCACCGGTTTTGCCCGCAAGCGCGGGGATTTCGAGGACGATCGCAACGATCTCCGCGCCAGCCTGGTCTACACCTACAGCTTCGGCAGCCGTTACCAGCCGACCACCCGGGTTCGCGAGGAGAGCTATCAGGTCCAGCCCGAGCCGCGCTACGAGACGCGCGCCGTGGCCTCGGAAGTGACCCTGTCGGACCGAGCGACCTTCGACTTCGACAGCGCCGAGCTGCGTCCGGCAGCGCGCACCACCCTGGATGAACTGCTCAGCGCCATCCAGGACGGCAGCCTGATCGGTTCCGTTCAGGTCGGAGGCCATACCTGCAACATCGGCACCGAAGCCTACAACCAGGGTCTGAGCGAGCGCCGCGCCCAGGCCGTCGTCGACTACCTGATCGCGCGCGGTCTGTCGTCCGACCGCATCGTGGCCACCGGCTACGGTGAGCTCGAGCCGCGCTTCTCCAACGAGACCGAAGAAAGCCGCGCCCGGAACCGCCGCGTCGAGATCAGCTTCGTGACCGAGCATTCGCGCACGGAGCGCATCCAGGTCGGTCCGGACGGCCCGGTGACCGAGATCCGCCAGGTCGAGGTGCCCGTCGAAGCGGCGTGGATCCGACGCGCCTTGCGCAATCCCGTCCAGCACAAGCGCATCGTCGACTACTACCGCTACCAGGAAGTCAGCGAGAGCCTGATCGAGGGCGAGGTCGAATTCGACAACACGGCCCCGGTGGCCGCCAACGACCAGGTCCAGGTCCTGATCGATTCGATCGACAACGCCATCGACGTGCTGGCCAACGACTCCGACGCCGATGGTGACGCCTTGACGATCGTGCAGGTCGGCACGCCGGCCTCGGGCCAGGTGCAGATCAGCGGCGGCGTGCTGCTGTACACCCCCAACGCCGGCTTCACCGGCAGCGACTCGTTCAGCTACACGGTCGAGGATAGTTTCGGTGGCCAGGCCCAGGCCAACGTCGCCATCGTGGTCATCGAGCCCAATGCCGCACCCGCGGCAGAGGACGACAGCGCCGTGACCCAGACGGGCCAGGCGGTGAGCATCGACGTGCTGGCCAACGACAGCGACCCGGATGGTGACGCCCTGACGATCACGGGCTTCGGTCAGCCGGCCAACGGCACCGTGAGCCTCGATGGGGAGCGTCTGGTCTATCAGCCGGCCGAAGGCTTCTCGGGCAGCGACAGCTTCTCCTACACGGTCGGCGATGGTCGCGGCGGCGAGGCCACGGCGCAGGTTACGGTGCAGGTCAACGACCCGGCCGCCAATCGGCCGCCGGTGGCCAATCCGGATGCAGCCAGTGGCCCCGGTGGCGTGCCGATCGTGGTGGACGTGCTGGCCAATGACTTCGACCCGGATGGTGATCCCCTGACCGTGCTCGGCGTCGAGCGCCTGAGCCTGGCGGCGACCGAGATCACGATCAACGCCGATGGCACCGTCACCTTCGTCATCAGCCCGAACTGCAACGGACGCAACCTGTTCCGCTACACCATTGCCGATCCCTCCGGCGCCACCTCCTCGGCGCTGATCTACGTGACGCGAACCGGTGCGACGGGCGAGGGTGCCGAAACGGCCGGGGATTCGGAGCTGAACTGCATCTTCTGA
- a CDS encoding glycosyltransferase family 9 protein: MTAPSAAPRSICLFRLSALGDVCNCVPMVRAIQARWPEARLTWIIGPFEHRLVETLPGVEFIAYDKRSGRAGRRALDRALAGRRFDVLLLAQVSLRASLVARRIRADRRIGFDRERSREGHGWFINERIRAVPFQHQALAFLEFARQLDADVDGVDRRLPIPEDARAFAETHQPEAGRAVLISPASSHTGRNWTVEGYAEVADRVAEEFGRPVILVGGPSRSERELGDRILATARTTPLDLIGQDTIPQLLAMLDRAACLITPDSGPAHFAAALGTPVVGLHAATWARRSGPLGSLEHCVDKYPEAARKFLGKAPEAVRWGRRIERPGVMESITPDEVMDRLRGILQAT; encoded by the coding sequence ATGACCGCCCCGTCCGCCGCGCCGCGCTCCATCTGCCTGTTCAGGCTCTCGGCCCTGGGCGACGTGTGCAATTGCGTGCCGATGGTCAGAGCCATCCAGGCTCGCTGGCCTGAGGCAAGACTGACCTGGATCATCGGTCCATTCGAGCACCGCCTGGTGGAGACCCTGCCCGGCGTCGAGTTTATCGCATACGACAAGCGCTCAGGCCGAGCTGGCCGTCGAGCGCTGGATCGGGCCCTGGCCGGGCGGCGATTCGACGTCCTGCTGCTGGCCCAGGTCTCTCTGCGCGCCAGCCTGGTCGCCCGGCGGATCCGCGCCGATCGACGCATCGGTTTCGACCGGGAGCGCAGCCGTGAGGGCCATGGCTGGTTCATCAACGAACGCATTCGGGCCGTCCCCTTCCAGCATCAGGCGCTCGCCTTTCTGGAGTTCGCCCGTCAGCTCGATGCCGACGTCGACGGAGTGGACCGTCGCCTGCCGATCCCGGAGGACGCCCGGGCCTTCGCCGAGACGCACCAGCCCGAAGCGGGACGGGCCGTTCTGATCAGCCCGGCATCGAGCCATACGGGCCGCAACTGGACCGTCGAAGGCTATGCGGAGGTGGCCGACCGCGTGGCCGAAGAATTCGGGCGCCCGGTCATTCTGGTCGGCGGCCCCAGCCGGAGCGAGCGCGAGCTCGGCGATCGGATCCTTGCCACGGCACGGACGACACCGCTGGACCTGATCGGCCAGGACACGATCCCGCAACTGCTGGCGATGCTCGACCGCGCCGCCTGCCTGATCACGCCCGACTCGGGTCCCGCGCACTTCGCCGCGGCCCTTGGCACGCCCGTGGTGGGCCTCCATGCCGCAACTTGGGCACGGCGATCCGGCCCCCTGGGCAGCCTCGAGCACTGCGTGGACAAGTATCCCGAAGCCGCCCGCAAATTCCTCGGCAAGGCACCGGAGGCGGTTCGCTGGGGTCGTCGCATCGAACGGCCGGGCGTGATGGAATCGATCACGCCCGACGAGGTCATGGACCGGCTCAGGGGCATCCTGCAGGCCACCTGA
- a CDS encoding 3-deoxy-D-manno-octulosonic acid kinase, whose protein sequence is MMDRSDQTTIESLLAGRNAILYNPERLPAVSLEWLQPQFWRLRQAVSAELGGRGQALAVETEAGPAVLRRFYRGGWVARYLHDRYLFTGVERSRSWREYRVLKQLFEAGLPVPEPLAASCERIGLAWYRAGLLTARVPGAVTLAECARYLDDQDWRRLGRTLSRFFRAGLRHPDLNAHNILLDEGRSWYVIDFDRAWIQDRPSFARPMIDRLFRSFERLGLRVDRQRLDIEPR, encoded by the coding sequence ATGATGGACAGGTCCGACCAAACGACCATCGAGAGTCTCCTGGCGGGACGCAACGCCATTCTATACAACCCCGAGCGTCTGCCCGCGGTCAGTCTGGAATGGTTGCAGCCGCAGTTCTGGCGTCTTCGTCAGGCCGTGTCCGCGGAGCTCGGGGGGCGCGGTCAGGCCCTGGCCGTCGAGACCGAGGCCGGTCCGGCCGTGCTGCGGCGCTTCTACCGGGGCGGTTGGGTGGCCAGGTACCTGCACGATCGTTATCTGTTCACCGGTGTCGAGCGGAGCCGATCCTGGCGCGAGTACCGGGTGCTCAAGCAGTTGTTCGAGGCCGGTCTGCCGGTGCCGGAACCCCTGGCGGCCAGCTGCGAGCGCATCGGTCTTGCCTGGTATCGAGCGGGTCTGCTGACCGCCCGGGTTCCTGGCGCCGTGACCCTGGCCGAATGTGCCCGCTACCTGGATGATCAGGACTGGCGGCGACTCGGCCGCACCCTGTCGCGCTTCTTTCGAGCGGGCCTGCGGCATCCGGATCTCAACGCCCACAACATCCTCCTCGATGAAGGCCGGAGCTGGTACGTCATCGACTTCGATCGGGCCTGGATCCAGGACCGGCCGAGCTTCGCCCGGCCCATGATCGATCGTCTGTTCCGGTCCTTCGAGCGTCTCGGTCTCAGGGTCGATCGTCAGCGCCTCGACATCGAGCCGCGCTGA
- a CDS encoding AAA family ATPase produces the protein MANFTIPPEKLGWKADTRSIEETSTRKAPQSGGIVGQAGAREALRFALTTTDRNHNVFVRGPAGSGRRSLVRSAIADLKPKPRRSLDFCYVHNFSNPDRPRLIVLPGGQGRQFQHAMTRISLFVRDRLPDILKNDPIRSRREARKEAAEREIRIKIKPLEKRLADDGLALMRTQSGPTSRVSIYPRVMGKAVSPEEYRNLVTQGQAREEDRLKSIKKAEEWQSEVNRFAHDVNQIWQQAIQHIDQIDATETARILGGMTAEVAKKFKAAGIDIFLREIIDDIVEKRIGRDTSHLADPTLLYGVNVLTSRSDQNAAPVVHASQPSVANLFGTIDPAWISSGRAVTSFRGIRTGALLEADGGYLVLDARDVLAEPNAWRLLMRALRTGLSEVVPPDLGWPYSAQSLKPEPIPVQVRVILIGDPETYDELARDDRDFVSLFKVLSDFDRSLPRDEEGFSDYVRFLGSLVKRDELPHFDQGGMLAMIEYGARRSPEQGRLSACLGELADLAREAAVIARDAESEDIGREHVQRALEYRHLRHAMPMTRLFRRFDAGNGWLRLRGKLDGQVPGVSCDLGLDGAPALPTLISATAIRADERDIRIDGRPEDGRIALALARMLRLDSDPKLLVRLDTLCDEHCRADLEDPGLDLARHAALLAALANAPLRQDVALVGSVDAMGEVQPVAALNERIEAWFEFCQHAGLSGQQAVLIPRPSQNDLMLSRELIKAAANDMFRVYAVSSAVQAAELCTGVRAGSFKDGAFPEESLLGRARAAVLG, from the coding sequence ATGGCCAACTTCACGATCCCACCGGAAAAGCTGGGCTGGAAAGCGGACACCCGCAGCATCGAGGAAACCTCGACCCGCAAGGCGCCTCAATCCGGCGGCATCGTCGGTCAGGCCGGTGCCCGCGAGGCCCTGCGCTTCGCTCTGACCACCACCGACCGGAATCACAACGTGTTCGTGCGTGGTCCGGCCGGTAGCGGGCGACGCAGCCTGGTGCGCAGCGCCATCGCCGACCTCAAGCCGAAGCCCCGGCGCTCGCTCGATTTCTGCTACGTCCATAACTTTTCCAACCCCGACCGGCCGCGCCTCATCGTGCTGCCCGGCGGCCAGGGACGTCAGTTCCAGCATGCGATGACCCGCATCAGCCTGTTCGTGCGCGATCGCCTGCCGGACATCCTCAAGAACGACCCGATCCGCTCCCGGCGCGAGGCCCGCAAGGAGGCCGCCGAGCGAGAGATCCGGATCAAGATCAAGCCGCTGGAGAAGCGTCTGGCCGATGACGGCCTTGCCCTGATGCGGACCCAGTCCGGGCCGACCTCGCGGGTCAGCATCTATCCTCGCGTCATGGGCAAGGCAGTGTCGCCGGAGGAGTACCGCAATCTGGTCACCCAGGGCCAGGCGCGTGAAGAAGATCGCCTGAAGTCGATCAAGAAGGCCGAGGAATGGCAGAGCGAGGTCAATCGTTTCGCCCACGACGTCAATCAGATCTGGCAGCAGGCCATCCAGCACATCGATCAGATCGATGCCACCGAGACCGCCCGCATCCTCGGCGGCATGACGGCCGAGGTCGCCAAGAAGTTCAAGGCCGCCGGCATCGACATCTTCCTGCGCGAGATCATCGACGACATCGTCGAAAAGCGCATCGGACGCGACACCTCGCATCTGGCCGACCCTACCCTGCTCTACGGCGTCAACGTGCTCACCTCGCGCAGCGATCAGAACGCGGCGCCCGTGGTCCATGCCAGCCAACCCTCGGTGGCCAATCTGTTCGGCACCATCGACCCGGCCTGGATCAGCAGCGGGCGAGCGGTGACCTCCTTCCGCGGCATCCGAACCGGGGCCCTGCTCGAAGCCGATGGCGGTTACCTGGTCCTGGACGCCCGCGACGTGCTGGCCGAGCCGAACGCCTGGCGTCTGCTGATGCGGGCCCTGCGAACCGGCCTGAGCGAAGTGGTTCCCCCCGATCTGGGCTGGCCCTACTCGGCCCAGTCCCTGAAGCCGGAGCCGATTCCGGTCCAGGTGCGCGTCATCCTGATCGGCGATCCCGAAACCTATGACGAACTGGCTCGCGACGATCGTGATTTCGTCAGCCTGTTCAAGGTGCTGTCCGATTTCGATCGCAGCCTGCCGCGCGATGAGGAAGGCTTCTCCGATTACGTTCGCTTCCTCGGCAGCCTGGTGAAGCGGGACGAGCTGCCGCATTTCGATCAGGGCGGCATGCTGGCGATGATCGAATACGGTGCCCGTCGGTCACCGGAACAGGGGCGCCTCAGTGCCTGTCTGGGGGAGCTGGCCGACCTGGCGCGAGAAGCCGCCGTGATCGCCCGCGACGCCGAATCGGAGGACATCGGCCGCGAGCACGTCCAGCGCGCCCTGGAGTATCGACATCTCCGCCATGCCATGCCGATGACTCGGCTGTTCAGGCGCTTCGATGCCGGCAACGGCTGGCTACGCTTGCGCGGAAAGCTCGACGGCCAGGTGCCTGGCGTCAGCTGCGATCTCGGTCTGGACGGGGCACCAGCCCTACCGACCCTGATCAGCGCCACAGCGATTCGCGCCGACGAGCGGGATATACGCATCGACGGGCGACCCGAGGACGGCCGCATCGCGCTCGCCCTGGCTCGCATGCTGCGGCTGGACAGCGATCCGAAACTGCTGGTCAGACTCGACACGCTCTGCGACGAGCACTGCCGGGCCGATCTGGAGGATCCGGGGCTGGACCTGGCCCGTCACGCGGCCCTGCTGGCCGCACTGGCCAATGCACCGCTCCGCCAGGACGTCGCCCTGGTCGGCAGCGTGGACGCCATGGGCGAAGTGCAGCCGGTGGCCGCCCTCAACGAACGCATCGAGGCCTGGTTCGAGTTCTGTCAGCACGCCGGCCTGAGCGGCCAGCAGGCGGTGCTCATTCCCCGCCCCAGCCAGAACGATCTGATGCTCTCCCGCGAGCTGATCAAGGCGGCGGCCAACGACATGTTCCGCGTCTATGCGGTCAGCAGCGCGGTCCAGGCCGCCGAGCTCTGCACCGGCGTGCGCGCCGGCAGCTTCAAGGACGGAGCGTTTCCGGAGGAATCCCTGCTGGGCCGCGCCCGAGCCGCCGTGCTGGGCTGA
- a CDS encoding alpha/beta fold hydrolase → METPSLPAMDALELWLTISILLALAAVLWWVWVTPLARLFLWLERLRSGLRSRRRHGWHYLEGGHGEPLVLLHGFNADAHHFCQSARLLRAHFRILAPDLPGFGDSALGETDSFKIEDRAAAILKWLDAMGIHQFYLGGNSMGGYLAAAMARQAPERVRALWLLAPGGLHTARLSPVLEEVAQERHNPLVVRNLKDFRRLTDYCFVRPPWIPTPLMRFLSRRIARSAVQAQRLFDAMRYDSQPLESIAKDLDTPALLIWGQADQVLHPDGAAVVENLLSDCQTLILPSIGHLPMIEDARTCSEAWIAFTESRARDSAS, encoded by the coding sequence ATGGAGACGCCCTCCCTGCCCGCGATGGATGCCCTCGAGCTCTGGCTGACGATTTCGATCCTGCTCGCCCTGGCCGCCGTGCTGTGGTGGGTCTGGGTCACCCCTCTGGCTCGCCTGTTCCTCTGGCTGGAGCGGCTTCGGAGCGGCCTGCGTTCGCGCCGGCGCCATGGCTGGCACTACCTGGAGGGCGGCCACGGCGAGCCCCTGGTGCTGCTGCACGGTTTCAATGCCGACGCCCACCACTTCTGCCAGTCGGCCCGGCTGCTCCGAGCCCACTTCCGCATCCTTGCGCCGGACCTGCCGGGTTTCGGCGACTCGGCGCTGGGCGAAACCGACAGCTTCAAGATCGAGGACCGCGCCGCCGCCATCCTGAAGTGGCTGGATGCGATGGGCATCCACCAGTTCTATCTGGGCGGGAATTCGATGGGCGGCTATCTGGCCGCGGCCATGGCTCGCCAGGCCCCCGAGCGGGTCCGTGCACTCTGGTTGCTGGCGCCCGGAGGCCTGCACACGGCCAGACTGTCTCCGGTGCTGGAAGAGGTGGCGCAGGAGCGGCACAACCCCCTGGTCGTCCGAAACCTGAAGGATTTTCGCCGGCTGACCGACTACTGTTTCGTTCGGCCGCCGTGGATTCCGACACCGCTGATGCGATTCCTGAGTCGGCGTATCGCTCGCTCCGCCGTCCAGGCACAGCGCCTGTTCGACGCCATGCGCTACGACTCCCAGCCCCTTGAATCGATCGCGAAGGACCTGGACACCCCGGCCCTGCTCATCTGGGGCCAGGCCGATCAGGTCCTCCATCCGGACGGAGCCGCCGTGGTGGAAAACCTGCTGTCGGACTGCCAGACCCTGATCCTCCCCTCGATCGGCCACCTGCCCATGATCGAGGACGCCCGCACCTGCTCCGAGGCCTGGATCGCGTTCACGGAATCACGGGCCAGGGATTCCGCCAGCTGA
- a CDS encoding queuosine precursor transporter yields the protein MTRPHGLALLILAMVVIVASANYLVQFPVNDWLTWGALTYPVSYFVTDLCNRLYGPERARRVVYVGFVLAVIASIWLASPRIALASGTAFLVSQLMDVSIFDALRGRRWWQAPLASSSLGSLVDTGLFFALAFAGTGVPWVTLAIGDFGVKLAIALALLLPWRLAVNRG from the coding sequence TTGACTCGTCCTCACGGGCTTGCCCTACTGATCCTGGCCATGGTGGTCATCGTGGCCAGCGCCAACTACCTGGTGCAGTTTCCGGTCAATGACTGGCTGACCTGGGGCGCGCTGACCTATCCCGTGTCCTATTTCGTCACGGATCTGTGCAACCGGCTCTATGGTCCCGAACGAGCCCGCCGGGTGGTCTACGTCGGTTTCGTGCTGGCCGTGATCGCCTCGATCTGGCTGGCCAGCCCGCGCATCGCCCTGGCCTCGGGGACGGCGTTTCTCGTCTCCCAGCTGATGGACGTGTCGATCTTCGATGCGCTGCGTGGTCGCCGCTGGTGGCAGGCGCCGCTGGCCTCCTCGTCCCTGGGGTCGCTGGTCGATACGGGCCTGTTCTTCGCGCTGGCCTTCGCCGGCACGGGCGTGCCCTGGGTGACCCTGGCGATCGGCGATTTCGGCGTCAAGCTGGCGATCGCCCTGGCCCTGCTGCTGCCCTGGCGGCTGGCGGTCAATCGTGGGTGA